TCCGCTTCGCCTTCTTGGTGTGGGACGCCTTCGGCTCGTGTGCCGCGAGCCGCTCCCCCAGGTAACCGCGGAGCACGTTCGCGTACCGCACGTCCTCGGGCGTGAAAGCGTCCTTGATTTCGGCGTACAGCGCGTTCAGCTGTTCGATGGCTTGAGCCGCTTCGTCCGCGACGTCGGACGACCCCCGTGACTTGACGACGACCACGCGAAGCTGCTCGATCGCGGCCTCGACGCGGCGCTGTTGCTTTTCGGCCGCCGGGAGGGTGGCATTTGGCATTGGGTACTCGGGTTGGTTCGTCGATCGGTGGCGTAACGCACTCTCATTATACCTAAAATGCGCGACCATTTCGCCCCAAGTCTGCGGAAACGACCCGCGCACCTTTGAATGCGAACGCGCGGCGCAATTGAAAATCTGGTGCCGCGCCCCCGCGCCGACCCAATGCACAGGCACCCGGTACGCGCGCGACACCTGCCGGGAATCGCGTGATTTCAGAACGAGTGTTGGACGCCGAACCAGAATTGCAGCGGCGTTCCGCCGTTGAGAGACTTGCCCACATCGAAGCGCAGCGTCGCGCGTTCGATGAAACTGAACACCGCGACGTCGACCCGGAGCCCCGCACCGACCGCGTGGGCCACGTTTCCACCGACGGCCCGACCGTTAGCGTACACCGCACCGACGTCGTAAAAGGTGGCGAGCCAGACGTTTCGCGCGCCGACACTGTGATCGAGCGCGTCCCAGGTCACGTTCCGCGCCAGCGGCCAGCGCATCTCCAAATTCCCGACCCACAGGGCACTACCCTGGCGCTCGGCGAGATCGAACCCGCGGAACAGCGTGCCGCCGCCCAGTGCGAAGAACTGCCCGCGGTCCGGGGTCGCGAACTGGCCCACCACGCGCCCCGCGATCCGCGCGACCCGGAACGGCCCGGTCCACTCCGGCAGCGTGTGGACCGCGGCGAGCTCCGCGCGGGCCTGCGCCATCGGCTTCCAACCGTCCGCAAAATCGGCCTGTCCGCCGGCCGCCATCGCATCGGCCCAGAGGCCGCACTCGGGGTCCCAGTACGGCGTGTACAGGTTCAATCGCACGTGCCAGCCGGCCATCCACAGGCGGTCCCAGCGATCGCCCCCGGGCCGGCGGGCGAACGGCAGGAAGTTGTCCTGGTAGGTCGCGAACGCCTCGTCGTAAAACATCGGCGGGAGGTAGAGGCTCGCCGATTCCTTGTGAATGTTCCGCGCGTAGATCGATCCGCGCTGGGCACCGCTCGCACCGTCCAGGCCGCCCCACGGCCCGCCGATGCGCGTTTCCCAGTTCGCGCCGATCTCGCGGTGCTCGAACAGCAACTTGCCGTCGACACCCACGATCGCGTCGCGGTAGTCCGAGCGGATCGCGGTGTACGCGCCCGTCGCGTAGCGCTCGGTGCGGAACCCGCCGGCCCGTAGGCCGAGCATCGTCGAGCGCGTGTACCACGGGTCTTGTGCGGCCGGCCCCCACACCCACGGCCCGGCGAGGAAATTCCAGCGGTTGTAATCGGCCGTCAACCCGGTCTCGTCGAGCATCGTGTACAGCGGCGTGACGTGCGTCTTGATCGACGGTTTCCACCGGTTGTTGTTGGGGTTCGCGTCGAGCAAAACACCGTCGGGATCGACCGTCACTTGCTCGGGTTCAAAGGGCAACTCGAGGTCCACGCGCCAGCGGTTGTCGCCGATCGGCGTCGCGGTCGCGTTGTGCTGCTCGAACTTTACGGTTTCCGGGAACGGACCGACCGGAACGCGGACCGTGGTGGCGCCGCGCGTGAATTCGAGCAGCGTCGGTTCGGTGAACTCGCGGCTCTGCTTCACGGTGACGGAAACTGCGTACCCGGTCCGCGAACGCGGGCCGCCGAGTGCCTCGACCCGCACGCGCTCGACCGACCAGTCCGTCAGCCCCTTACCGAACACCCAGCGCTGGAAGAATTCGCCCCAATCGCGCCCCGTATACGCTTCGAGTTCCGCACGCAGCAGTTCCGATGAGAGGATGTTCCACGAATACTTTTTCACCACGCCGCGAATAAAGTCGAGGAACGCGGCTTCGCCGAGCCGGTCCTCGATCATCGCGAACACCTTCGACCCGCGGTCGTAGGCGCCCGTGAACAACCCGAACAGGTGCTTGTACTGCGGGAGCTCTTGCGCCGCGGGCGTCATTTCGCCGTTGCGGATGGCGTGGTACATGCTGCCGTTGCGATAGTTCTCGCGGTTGATGTTCGGCAGCCACTCCAAACCCTTCGGCCACGCCAGGAGCGGGTTGTTCTTGCCGCGCTTGGTGTCGACGAGGCGGTGCGTGAAGTACGCGGCCGCACCCTCGTCGAGGTACGGCTCCGTGAACCCGTTCGTGCCGATCATGTTGTACCACCACTGGTGGCACGTCTCGTGCGACACGAGGTACTCGACGTACCCCCGCGCGAGGTGCGGCATCCCGAAGACGCGCTCGTCCACCATAATGAGGCCGCCGCACTCGTTCCCGTTCCAGCCGAAGTACGACTCGGCAACGGTGAACTGCGAGTACGGGTACGCGCCGAACCACTGCGAAAAGGTCGTGATCGCTTCGCCGACGATCTTCAGGATCTCGGTGGCGTAGAACTCGTGCTCGGGGAACGCGAGGCAGCGGAGCTTCACCTCGCGGCCGTCCGGGAGCTTCGTGGAACTGATGAACTCCTGATAGCGCGCGGACGAGAGGACCGCGAAGTCGCGCCCCAAGAACGGCTCGCACTCAACTTTTTTCTTGTTGCCGGGGAGCTTCTGTTCCGACTTGATGACCGCCGAGCACGCGACCTTCTCGTTCTCCGGCACGGTGATCGTCGCGCGGAAGACGCCGGCCTCGTTGTACCAGGGCTGGTGCCACGGCACGAACGGCATCGGCTTCCACCCGCCGTCATCGCACACCGCGAGAAGCGGGATGGCGTTCGTGAGGAACGTGACGCCCTCATAGTGCCCCCAGCGCCCCTGTTTATTGGGCAACCGGACGTCGCACACCAACTCGATCGTCGCACTCTGGCCCGGCTGAACGGCGTTCGGCAGCTCGAACCGCAGCGCGGTCGTGTTCTTCTCGTCGTAGCTGTAGTTCAGTGGAACCAGTGCGGCATTAGCACCCAAAAGGTGAGCGCTGGTGACGTTGCCCATTTTGCCGTCGCGGTCGATACCGAGCGACGGTTGGAGCCGGAGTAACTCGAGCGTCTTCGCGAACAGTAATGATTCGCCCGCAGGCACCTGGAAGTGCGGGTAGAAGTTGAAAACGAGCTGATTCGTTGCGGTCTTGGTCGTGTTCGTCCAGGTCACGCGCTCGCGGATCGTGGCACGGTGAGTGGTGCCATCGATCGCAATATCGAGGTCGTATTGCGGCCGGTTTGGTGGCTGTGGAGCCGGCGCAGGTGCGTCGGCCGCCCCGGTCGAAGGGGTGAACGTAGCAAGGGCCGCGACGAGAATCGCGAGCCGTACCGCCCACCAACGAAATCTAGCGCAGATGATGACCACGGCTGCGGGATAGCATGGGGCGCGGAATGACGCCAGTTCAGTTGGCGTGCTTCCGGCGGTTCGCCCGCCTGTGACACGGGAGCTGACTCACTTCGCGCATCCCGGCCGGCAACTCGGCCTCATCAGGCACGAGAACGGGCAAGCCCTGTTTAATAGGGAAATGTGCCGTACAGCCCGAGCAAACGAGCTGTTGCTCGTCGCGACTGAGCGTGGCTTCGCGCTGGGGATCGAGCGGGCAACGAAGTTGTGCGAGGAATGCGTCGTCCATGAAGTTTAATGTAGCTGGTCCGACACCAACGGGAGAAATTTCGTCTCGATAACGTCCAAACCTGGAACGATGTGGCCCTCCTGAATGCTTAGAGCCTAACTCGCCCAAGATCAATCACTGCGTAGCCCTGCCCGACTTCCCAAGCTCGTTCTGGAGGGAAAATTCCCCGGACCCCGCTTGCCCCTCACTGGGTTCGGCAGGTATGATTGCTAATGGCCTGCAGGCCGCACACCGGCGGGGTTACCTTCAACCTCCTCCACAACCAAGTTTCCGTCGCATTACCATCCAACTGAGGAGGAAGGTCGTGTCCACAACTCTGTTTGCAATGTTCGGTCTAGGTGGTCCAGAAATCCTGCTCCTTCTAGTTCTCGGCGTCCTCCTGTTCGGGCGGAAACTGCCCGACGTCGGTCGCTCACTCGGCAAGACGGTCGTCGAGGTGAAAAAGGGGCTGAAGGGGATCGAAGACGAAGTCAGCGAACCGAGCGCCCCGCGCGCCGCGATTGAACCCGAACCGATCAAGGCCCCGACCCGGGTGACGCCGTCGAGCGCCCCGAGGTTCGACGATGCCCCCGCTCCGACCAGTGCCCCGCCCAAGGTTTGAGCGCGAACCTTGACGCAGCGCCACGGCTCCGTTATTACAACACCACCCGCGGATGGTACGCGGGTGAACCGGGCGATTAACTCAGTGGTAGAGTGCGTTCTTCACACGGACGAAGTCACAGGTTCAAATCCTGTATCGCCCACTCTGACCTAAAGGCTTTCTGCCGAAGCAGTTCCTGCTTACCCCGGCGCGTGCCGGGTGCGGCTTCCAAACCAAGCGAACTGTGGAATCGTTCCACAGTTCGCGGCGAGGAACCCGTTCGTGAGCAATCCGCGAAAACCCACCCCGTCCTACCTGTTCCACAAACAAACCGGTCGCGCTCGCGCCGTCTGGACCGACCAAACCGGCACCCGACGCGATAAACTCCTCCCCGGTGCCTACGACAGCGCCGAGTCCCGCACCGCGTTCGCCAAATTGCAACTGGAGTACGAAGCCGCCCCGGCCATGACTTCCGTTACCGCGAGGGGTATCACGGTGGCGGAAGTGCTCTTGGCTTACGTCGGACATGCCGAGAGCCACTACCGGGGGCCGGACGGCGAGCCGACCGACGAAAACCGGCACATAAAGACCGTTGTCCGGTTCGTGCGTGAGCTTTACGGCGCAATTCCCGCTGCGGAGTTCGGCCCACTGGCACTGAAAGCGGTTCGGCAAAAATTCGTCGAACAGAAGTGGTCCCGCAAGAGTGTCAACGCCCGGGTCGAGCGCGTGCGCCGGATCTTCAAGTGGGCCGTCGCCGAGGAGTTGATTCCCCCGGTTATTTTTCAAGCGCTCACCGCGGTTTCCGGGTTGCAACGCGGGCGCTCCCCGGCACGCGAGACCGAATCGATCAAACCGGTCGAGGACGCGCTCGTAGACGCGATGTTACTCCACGTCAATCGGCACGTCCGAGGGCTGATCGAGTTCCAGCGTTTGACCGGATGCCGGCCGGGTGAGGCGTGTCGGATCCGGCGCTGTGATATCGACACAAACGACTCTGTGTGGGTATACAAGCCCACGGCCCATAAAACGGCCTGGAAGGGCAAAACGCGCGTCATCGTGATCGGACCGAGGGCCCAGGCCCTTTTGCGCGAGTACTTCACGTCCGACACTTCTGATTTCCTGTTCTCGCCCGTCCGCGCGGTGGCAGAGTTCCGAGCGGACCGAGCCGCGAACCGGAAGACGCCGAAGTACCCCAGCCACGTGAAATGGAACGAGAGTCGGCGGATCGGGACCAAGCGGAAGCGTCCACCGGCCGCGCGCTACAACCGTCGGGCCTACCTGACAGCGGTCCTCCGTGCGTGCGACCGGGCATCCCCGCCCGTTGGTGAATTGGCCCGGCGCGCCAACGAGTCGGTCGCGAAGTGGTGGTCACGATTGACGAGCGAACAGCGGGCCGCAGTGAAGGCGTGGCGCCGGGCGCACCACTGGCACCCGAACCAGTTGCGCCACACGTTCGCCACGAGGGTGCGCAAGGAGCACGGGCTCGAAGCCGCGCAGGTGCTGCTCGGGCACGCCAAGGCCGACGTGACACAGGTGTACGCGGAACGGAATGCGGCCCTAGCCACCGCGATCGCGGCCCAGATTGGTTAACTTGGCGACGCCCGAAGGCGCAATTGATCACCGAGCTATAGTTGGTCCGGTGCCGGGTGCCACCTTATGTCCCCCGTACCGGACCGGCCGTCCGACGTCGTGAGGTACAGGTCATGTCGGCCATTGCGTACGCCTACTCCATCTACCCCTACACGCACGAACTGGTTCAGACGATCACCGAGCGCCGGCACCTCACCCCCGATACCCCGTCGTGGCATCGACTCATGCTCCGTGACCGCTTCGAGCGGCATGTCTCAGCGCTGACCGATGCGGTCCTAGGGCTCACCCCCGAAGCATTGCGAGCGGAGATAGCGTCTGCGTCACTCCAACCTGGGAAAATCGATCCGGCCGCAGTGCGACGCGTGATCGCTGCCGACCCTTACTGCCCACTTGGGACAAATGAATCCGGGTTTGCGTTCGCGTTCGCGTTCGCCGAGACGCTCGCTGCCGGACTTTCACGGGCTGATCCCGCCGACGAGGCGATGGTTCGAGACATTATTCTGTATGGCCCGCAACCATTCCTGGCCATCGGAACCGTCGGGCCGCATTCACCGACGCGGCCCGAAGTGCCCGCAACACCCGGTTCCAGATTAGAATTCGAAGATCAATCTCGAATCGTTTCACTCGATTCGGTTCCCGATGCTTCATCCCTCCCAGTCGACGTCTACTGGTTCCTCAAGGCGATTGGTGCGGGAGAGAGGTGCGGTTCCATGATCCCGGGTTCCGACATTCAGAGTATGCCGGGTCTGGCGGGCAAGAAGCTCTCCCGGATCATCCGCAAGTTACCCAAGCGGTGGACGTCACTGGTCGCCTCACGAAATGGGGCGGGTGGTGGGTACTGCCTCACACTCCCACCAAAAACTTGTCCCTGAGTGTCCTTGGACGTCCTTTGGCAAAGGACAGCCTACTTGGCTACTGTTCACCGTGTCGCAATTCTTGCGAGGAGGTGGACCGTGGCCGATGTCATTTTGGGACCCGACGCCGCACCCCAAGTGCTCACTGAGATCCAGGCCGGTGACGGGTTGTCCTTGGCGCGCGCCGGGCGACTGTTCCCCGGTCACCGGGGCGGTGTGGCGGTCGATCCGAGTACCGTCTTCAGGTGGGTCACGGCCGGGGCCCGGGGGACCAACGGAGATCGGGTCAAGCTCGAGGCCGTCCGCGTCGGCGGGCGCTGGCTCACGTCCCATGCCGCGGTCGCCCGTTTCGTCACGGTCCTGACCGCCGTCTCCGAGCAACCCGTCGCGGTCCCCCCTTCTGTCACTCGATCATCGAATACGCGACGGAAAACGGCGGAGCGCGCCGCCGAAAAGCTCAAGCAGATGGGCGCGTAGCTCGGCCACGCACCCGATCCGCCACGGCGATCCCCAGCGATTCCGTTTGCTACTGCGAACGCCCTCGGGACCAGCAAGCCTCGAAACGGAACGTGCGCTCACCGCAAGTGGTAAGGCAGCAAAACCCCAAAAAATGAACGAGATGGCCGTGAAAACGGCACTGGCGGCGGCCCGTTGTGGGGCCGCCGCCAGGAGGTCGACTCAACCCTGTGGGATCAAAGTCTATGACTACTATAAGGCCGTCGAAAGCGGAACGCAAGACCGTCGATCCGCCGCCCCGGGTCGACGAGCGCGAACAGATCGTCAATCTTCGCGAGTCGGGACCGATCGAGGCGGTATCGTTGCCCGAGGACCTGGTCACTACGGTCTGCGGGATGATGTGCGACATCGACACCAAGTTGCTCGCCCCGGAACTCCTCGGCTCGGACAGCGCGAGCCCCGCACTCGGCCTGTACGAGGACCACGTGCGCACGTGGCTCGATCGGGACCCCGTCCTGCGTTGCGCCGAGGTGCGGTTCAGCGGGAGCGGGCTTCACGTCCTCGTGTGGTTCAAGCCCGCGGTCGAACT
The Gemmata palustris DNA segment above includes these coding regions:
- a CDS encoding M1 family aminopeptidase; this translates as MTWTNTTKTATNQLVFNFYPHFQVPAGESLLFAKTLELLRLQPSLGIDRDGKMGNVTSAHLLGANAALVPLNYSYDEKNTTALRFELPNAVQPGQSATIELVCDVRLPNKQGRWGHYEGVTFLTNAIPLLAVCDDGGWKPMPFVPWHQPWYNEAGVFRATITVPENEKVACSAVIKSEQKLPGNKKKVECEPFLGRDFAVLSSARYQEFISSTKLPDGREVKLRCLAFPEHEFYATEILKIVGEAITTFSQWFGAYPYSQFTVAESYFGWNGNECGGLIMVDERVFGMPHLARGYVEYLVSHETCHQWWYNMIGTNGFTEPYLDEGAAAYFTHRLVDTKRGKNNPLLAWPKGLEWLPNINRENYRNGSMYHAIRNGEMTPAAQELPQYKHLFGLFTGAYDRGSKVFAMIEDRLGEAAFLDFIRGVVKKYSWNILSSELLRAELEAYTGRDWGEFFQRWVFGKGLTDWSVERVRVEALGGPRSRTGYAVSVTVKQSREFTEPTLLEFTRGATTVRVPVGPFPETVKFEQHNATATPIGDNRWRVDLELPFEPEQVTVDPDGVLLDANPNNNRWKPSIKTHVTPLYTMLDETGLTADYNRWNFLAGPWVWGPAAQDPWYTRSTMLGLRAGGFRTERYATGAYTAIRSDYRDAIVGVDGKLLFEHREIGANWETRIGGPWGGLDGASGAQRGSIYARNIHKESASLYLPPMFYDEAFATYQDNFLPFARRPGGDRWDRLWMAGWHVRLNLYTPYWDPECGLWADAMAAGGQADFADGWKPMAQARAELAAVHTLPEWTGPFRVARIAGRVVGQFATPDRGQFFALGGGTLFRGFDLAERQGSALWVGNLEMRWPLARNVTWDALDHSVGARNVWLATFYDVGAVYANGRAVGGNVAHAVGAGLRVDVAVFSFIERATLRFDVGKSLNGGTPLQFWFGVQHSF
- a CDS encoding tyrosine-type recombinase/integrase, coding for MSNPRKPTPSYLFHKQTGRARAVWTDQTGTRRDKLLPGAYDSAESRTAFAKLQLEYEAAPAMTSVTARGITVAEVLLAYVGHAESHYRGPDGEPTDENRHIKTVVRFVRELYGAIPAAEFGPLALKAVRQKFVEQKWSRKSVNARVERVRRIFKWAVAEELIPPVIFQALTAVSGLQRGRSPARETESIKPVEDALVDAMLLHVNRHVRGLIEFQRLTGCRPGEACRIRRCDIDTNDSVWVYKPTAHKTAWKGKTRVIVIGPRAQALLREYFTSDTSDFLFSPVRAVAEFRADRAANRKTPKYPSHVKWNESRRIGTKRKRPPAARYNRRAYLTAVLRACDRASPPVGELARRANESVAKWWSRLTSEQRAAVKAWRRAHHWHPNQLRHTFATRVRKEHGLEAAQVLLGHAKADVTQVYAERNAALATAIAAQIG
- a CDS encoding Sec-independent protein translocase subunit TatA/TatB; this translates as MSTTLFAMFGLGGPEILLLLVLGVLLFGRKLPDVGRSLGKTVVEVKKGLKGIEDEVSEPSAPRAAIEPEPIKAPTRVTPSSAPRFDDAPAPTSAPPKV
- a CDS encoding DUF1580 domain-containing protein; translation: MADVILGPDAAPQVLTEIQAGDGLSLARAGRLFPGHRGGVAVDPSTVFRWVTAGARGTNGDRVKLEAVRVGGRWLTSHAAVARFVTVLTAVSEQPVAVPPSVTRSSNTRRKTAERAAEKLKQMGA
- a CDS encoding Trm112 family protein, with the translated sequence MDDAFLAQLRCPLDPQREATLSRDEQQLVCSGCTAHFPIKQGLPVLVPDEAELPAGMREVSQLPCHRRANRRKHAN